A single Danio rerio strain Tuebingen ecotype United States chromosome 17, GRCz12tu, whole genome shotgun sequence DNA region contains:
- the LOC141378493 gene encoding uncharacterized protein encodes MCFLIPVVTNTRKTREVRCRRNPHNLRSIHVSTISQLSLSVGLWNCQSAVNKADFITSIATYSDYNLMALTETWLRPEDTATHATLSANFSFSHTPRQTGRGGGTGLLISKEWKFTLIPSLPTISSFEFHAVTIIHPFYINVVVIYRPPGDFNIYVDKPQAADFQTLLASFDLKRAPTSATHKSGNQLDLIYTRHCFTDQTIVTPLQISDHFLLSLNIHITPEPPHTPTLVTFRRNLRSVSPNRLSTIVSDSLPPSRKLTALDSNSATNTLCSTLASCLDRLCPLASRPARASPPAPWLSDALREHRSKLRAAERIWRKTKNPAHLLTYQTLLSSFSAEVTSAKQTYYRLKINNATNPRLLFKTFSSLLYPPPPPASSTLTTDDFATFFCTKTAKISAQFAAPTTNTQDTTPTPHTLTSFSQLSESEVSKLVLSSHATTCPLDPIPSHLLQAISPAVIPTLTHIINTSLDSGLFPTTFKQARVTPLLKKPNLDHTLLENYRPVSLLPFMAKILEKVVFNQVLDFLTQNNLMDNKQSGFKKGHSTETALLSVVEDLRLAKADSKSSVLILLDLSAAFDTVNHQILLSTLESLGVAGTVIQWFRSYLSDRSFRVSWRGEVSNLQHLNTGVPQGSVLGPLLFSIYTSSLGPVIQRHGFSYHCYADDTQLYLSFHPDDPSVPARISACLLDISHWMKDHHLQLNLAKTEMLVVSANPTLHHNFSIQMDGATITASKMVKSLGVTIDDQLNFSDHISRTARSCRFALYNIRKIRPFLSEHAAQLLVQALVLSKLDYCNSLLAGLPANSIKPLQLLQNAAARVVFNEPKRAHVTPLLVRLHWLPVAARIKFKTLMFAYKVTSGLAPSYLHSLLQIYVPSRNLRSVNERRLVVPSQRGKKSLSRTLTLNLPSWWNELPNCIRTAESLAIFKKRLKTQLFSLHFTS; translated from the exons atgtgttttctaattcctgttgttactaacactcgcaaaacacgggaggtgcgctgcaggcgtaatcctcacaaccttcgttcaatacatgtatctactatttcacaactctctctctccgtgggcctctggaattgtcaatcagctgttaacaaggctgattttattacctccatagctacatattctgactataatctcatggctctaactgagacctggttgaggccggaggacactgctacacatgctactctttctgctaatttctctttttcccacactcctcgtcagacagggagagggggtgggactggactactaatttccaaagaatggaaatttactctgataccgtccctgccaacaatcagctcctttgaattccatgcagtcaccattatccaccccttctacataaatgtggttgtcatctaccgcccaccag gtgacttcaacatttacgttgacaaaccgcaagctgcagactttcagactctgcttgcctcttttgacctaaaaagagcacctacttctgctacccacaaatcaggtaatcagctagaccttatttacacacgacactgcttcactgatcaaacaatagtaactccactacaaatatctgatcatttccttctgtctctcaacatccacattactcctgagccgccacacactccaacactggttacctttcgcagaaacctacgatctgtctcacccaatagactatccaccattgtttcagactctcttcctccatctcgcaaactcactgcactggattcgaacagtgccactaatacactctgctccacactagcatcatgtctagaccgattatgtcctcttgcatccaggccagcccgtgccagtcctcctgcaccctggctctcggatgctctccgtgagcatcgctcaaaacttcgggctgcagagagaatttggcggaaaactaaaaatcctgcacatctcttaacataccaaactcttctgtcctctttctcagctgaggttacttctgcaaagcagacgtattaccgtctgaaaatcaacaatgccactaatcctcgcctactttttaaaacattttcctccctcctctatcctcctcctccacccgcatcctccacacttactactgatgactttgctacattcttctgcaccaaaactgcaaaaatcagtgctcaatttgctgcacctacaacaaacacgcaagatacaacaccaacaccacacacactcacctctttttctcagctctctgagtctgaggtgtccaaacttgtgctatctagccatgcaaccacctgtccactcgatcccattccctctcatctcttgcaagccatctctcctgcagtcataccaacactgactcacataattaacacatctcttgactctggtttattccccactacatttaagcaggctagggtaaccccactgctaaagaaacccaacctggaccatacgctacttgaaaactacagaccagtatccctgcttccattcatggccaagattctggagaaagtagtgttcaatcaagtcctggactttcttactcaaaacaatctcatggacaacaagcaatccggctttaagaaaggccactcaactgagactgccctgctctcggtcgtggaggatctcagactggctaaagcagactctaaatcatcagtcctcattttgctggacttgtcagctgcttttgacactgtcaaccaccagatcctgctatctacgcttgagtcactgggcgttgcgggcactgttatacaatggttcagatcttacctctctgacaggtcattcagggtgtcttggaggggagaggtgtccaacctacagcatctaaacactggggtacctcaaggctctgttcttgggccacttctcttctccatctacacatcatctctaggaccagtcatccagagacatggattctcctaccactgctatgctgatgacacccagctatacctctcttttcatcctgatgatccctcggttccagctcgtatctcagcctgcctgttggatatttcacactggatgaaagatcatcatcttcagctgaacctcgcaaaaacggaaatgcttgtagtttctgccaacccgactctacaccataacttttcaatccagatggatggggcaaccattactgcatccaaaatggtgaaaagccttggagtaacgattgatgaccaactaaacttctctgaccacatttctagaactgctcgatcgtgcagatttgcactctataacatcagaaagatccgacccttcttatctgaacatgcagctcaactccttgttcaagctcttgttctctccaaactggattactgcaactctctactagctgggcttccagctaactctatcaagcctcttcaactgctccagaatgcagcagcacgagtcgtcttcaatgaacctaaacgagcacatgtcactccgctgctagtccgtttgcactggctgccagttgctgctcgcatcaaattcaaaactctgatgtttgcctacaaagtgacttctggcctagcaccttcttatctgcactcacttctgcagatctatgtgccctccagaaacttgcgttctgtgaatgaacgtcgcctcgtggttccatcccaaagagggaaaaaatcactttcgcgaacgctcacgctcaatctgcccagttggtggaatgaactccctaactgcatcagaacagcagagtcactcgctattttcaagaaacgactaaaaactcaactatttagtctccacttcacttcctaa